The Solibacillus sp. FSL W7-1464 genome contains a region encoding:
- a CDS encoding FAD-dependent oxidoreductase — protein MSRDHLIIVGAGMAGLCAAVEASAAGAKVIVLEKQAEIGGSSLLSGCFMAFAETDFQKKLGIEDTTESLMEDFLAVGHYKNKRTLIEAYGKHQLATYNWLVEQGVQFLTCQAVSGHSNPRGHTIIPGQAIGQLRANAETTGAVIKTNAPVVRLLKDNEQVVGVVYEENGEQIELTTDYGVLLTAGGFSQSEELLAQFAPQLANTVRLGGAGNKGDGIKLAASAGAWLEDFTYLKGTYGFHPTSTNDKKRQAHTFYKGGIIVNELGKRFVNESISYKLLGDAALQQPNCRSYQVWDQTVMDKSVANDALYDFELLYREGLIESFDTIEQLAEKAGLPVEALKQTISTYNSDVKKGQDTAFGRTSLTHKFGTPTAIETAPFYIMETATAMLATYAGVQVDENGHVIDPFGEPIKGLFAAGEMVGGFHGAGYMTGSSLGKAAIFGRIAARTAIQANKQEVLK, from the coding sequence ATGAGCCGTGACCACCTTATAATTGTTGGTGCGGGTATGGCGGGACTTTGCGCAGCAGTGGAGGCTTCGGCTGCGGGCGCAAAGGTCATTGTCCTGGAAAAACAAGCTGAAATTGGCGGCAGTTCTTTATTAAGCGGCTGTTTTATGGCATTTGCCGAGACAGATTTCCAGAAGAAGCTCGGTATTGAAGATACGACAGAAAGCTTAATGGAAGATTTTTTAGCTGTAGGCCATTATAAAAACAAACGTACACTCATTGAGGCATACGGTAAACATCAGCTTGCTACATACAACTGGCTTGTCGAACAGGGAGTCCAGTTTTTGACATGCCAAGCTGTAAGTGGACATTCCAACCCGCGCGGACATACGATCATTCCTGGCCAGGCGATCGGCCAATTACGTGCAAATGCTGAAACAACCGGCGCAGTAATTAAAACGAATGCACCTGTTGTACGATTACTAAAGGACAACGAGCAAGTTGTTGGTGTGGTGTACGAGGAGAACGGTGAACAGATCGAACTTACAACGGATTACGGTGTCCTGTTAACAGCGGGCGGCTTTTCCCAAAGTGAAGAGCTGCTGGCACAGTTTGCTCCGCAGCTGGCCAATACTGTTCGTCTCGGTGGTGCCGGTAATAAAGGCGACGGGATTAAACTTGCTGCTTCGGCAGGAGCCTGGCTGGAAGACTTTACGTATTTGAAAGGCACATACGGCTTTCATCCAACATCAACAAATGATAAAAAGCGTCAGGCCCATACATTCTATAAAGGCGGAATCATTGTGAACGAGCTAGGTAAGCGCTTCGTGAATGAATCAATTTCCTATAAGCTTCTTGGCGATGCAGCATTACAGCAACCGAATTGCCGGAGCTATCAGGTATGGGATCAGACGGTCATGGACAAAAGTGTCGCTAACGATGCACTTTATGATTTTGAGTTACTTTACAGAGAAGGTTTAATTGAAAGTTTTGACACAATCGAACAGCTGGCAGAAAAAGCAGGACTGCCGGTAGAAGCATTAAAGCAAACGATTTCCACATATAATTCGGATGTGAAGAAAGGGCAGGATACAGCATTTGGCCGTACTTCGCTCACACATAAATTCGGGACTCCTACGGCAATCGAAACAGCACCGTTTTATATTATGGAAACAGCGACAGCGATGCTTGCTACGTATGCAGGTGTTCAAGTCGATGAAAATGGGCATGTAATAGACCCGTTCGGTGAGCCGATCAAAGGTTTATTTGCTGCGGGTGAAATGGTTGGAGGTTTCCACGGAGCGGGCTATATGACGGGAAGCTCGTTAGGAAAAGCCGCAATTTTTGGTCGTATAGCTGCAAGAACGGCAATACAAGCAAACAAGCAGGAGGTACTTAAATGA
- a CDS encoding aspartate/glutamate racemase family protein: MKIWHQSLTSIEDIPEYRDAVIQHILKIARPDVDVVLHGMTNDTYPENYPGHYITYNYLQSLHKEQFIRNALIAEKAGYDAVFIGTIPDVGLIEARALVDIPVIGYGQASLHMASMLGSKIGIVNFLAPLADQLRFNAQQYGLAQKLGPIVQADIGFYDIMDGYKNPQPIIDKFIAAAKIAIAQGADVIIPGEGPMNIFLATHHIHHVGNVPIIDSFGTGIKMCESLVDLQKVSGMTMTRVGYYNEKPPTEIVEKLRDYYNLKQTAADMDFGLSVRATASV; the protein is encoded by the coding sequence ATGAAGATTTGGCACCAAAGCTTAACATCAATTGAAGATATTCCGGAATACCGCGATGCAGTCATTCAGCATATTTTAAAAATTGCGCGTCCAGATGTGGATGTCGTCCTTCACGGTATGACGAATGATACGTACCCTGAAAATTATCCCGGTCACTATATTACGTACAACTATTTGCAAAGCTTGCATAAGGAGCAGTTCATCCGCAATGCATTAATCGCGGAAAAAGCGGGCTATGATGCGGTGTTTATCGGAACGATTCCCGACGTTGGCTTAATCGAGGCCCGTGCACTTGTTGATATTCCGGTTATCGGTTACGGACAAGCTTCATTGCATATGGCGTCAATGCTTGGATCGAAAATCGGAATCGTTAATTTCCTGGCGCCGTTAGCTGATCAGCTGCGTTTCAATGCACAGCAATACGGGCTGGCACAAAAGCTTGGACCGATCGTACAGGCAGATATCGGATTTTACGATATTATGGATGGCTATAAAAATCCTCAGCCCATCATCGATAAATTTATTGCAGCTGCAAAAATAGCAATAGCGCAAGGTGCGGATGTCATTATACCGGGTGAAGGGCCAATGAATATATTCCTGGCTACCCACCATATCCACCATGTCGGCAATGTCCCGATCATCGATTCATTTGGCACAGGAATTAAAATGTGCGAATCACTTGTCGATCTGCAGAAGGTAAGTGGAATGACGATGACACGTGTCGGCTACTACAACGAAAAACCACCAACGGAAATCGTTGAAAAGTTAAGAGATTATTATAATTTGAAACAAACAGCAGCCGATATGGATTTCGGGCTATCCGTTCGCGCAACGGCTTCTGTATAA
- a CDS encoding helix-turn-helix domain-containing protein: MKILIVERDFEEIAGIEWFLKNYFMRDVEVIGEIDGSRIIETFEETRPEVLLIEMELVSPSIEQFLQKQAIPVIGITAEPIFQQAMKAIRVKAIDLFVKPVPLEQLKSALLKIPMTKPAAALSSTVPVETQLYSDLYLNKPENFSLDGKSLFLIECADYEHNLMLYDWLIELPIFHTLIALPLQNRIICIVEIDGFTNLFRQLRIMSREWEKFSGESLNIAVYDGKETTLMTMYQACKKTLTQRFYKGYSHIFKSSQTLHVTRLDPLLTPEEQQLWITSLENGDLKAIKAFLYTLTKGNTYYHQDDVRIHLTSILAQIRRFMMKYHLLQQAKIEQQYRALFHFILEHPILYAIVQEFILFTQRLIDARKNLQQQQIADYTEMAVEIIERDYINAELTLQHAANELNISTNYLSNVFSKKRGIPFRKYLQQYRVQQAEKLLIETSLGIGTIAEMVGFTDGNYFTKVFREYYQLTPYRYRLQVRKTAGNSV; encoded by the coding sequence ATGAAAATTTTAATTGTTGAACGGGACTTTGAAGAAATTGCAGGAATTGAATGGTTTTTAAAAAATTATTTTATGCGGGATGTTGAAGTAATTGGTGAAATAGATGGCAGTAGAATAATTGAAACATTTGAAGAAACACGACCTGAAGTACTTCTTATTGAAATGGAACTTGTTTCTCCTTCTATAGAGCAGTTTTTACAAAAGCAGGCGATTCCCGTTATCGGTATTACAGCGGAGCCTATTTTTCAGCAGGCAATGAAAGCAATACGTGTAAAGGCAATCGACCTTTTTGTGAAACCTGTACCATTGGAGCAATTAAAGTCGGCATTGCTGAAAATCCCTATGACTAAGCCGGCAGCAGCTTTAAGCAGTACCGTTCCAGTCGAGACCCAATTATATTCGGATTTGTATTTGAATAAACCTGAAAATTTCTCTTTAGATGGGAAGTCCTTGTTTTTAATAGAGTGTGCAGATTATGAGCATAATTTAATGCTGTATGATTGGCTCATTGAATTGCCTATTTTTCATACTCTCATTGCCCTGCCGCTGCAAAACCGGATAATTTGCATTGTTGAAATCGATGGTTTTACCAATCTATTCCGACAGCTCCGAATCATGAGCCGGGAATGGGAGAAATTCAGTGGGGAATCGCTGAACATTGCTGTCTATGATGGTAAGGAAACAACATTGATGACAATGTATCAAGCATGCAAAAAAACATTGACGCAGCGCTTTTATAAAGGGTATTCCCATATTTTTAAGAGCTCGCAAACACTTCATGTGACGAGGCTTGATCCGCTTTTAACTCCAGAGGAACAGCAGCTTTGGATTACAAGTCTTGAAAACGGCGATTTGAAAGCAATTAAGGCGTTTTTATATACGCTGACAAAAGGTAATACCTATTACCACCAGGATGATGTGCGCATTCATTTGACGAGTATTTTAGCGCAAATCCGCCGTTTTATGATGAAGTACCATCTGCTGCAGCAGGCGAAAATCGAACAGCAATACCGCGCACTGTTCCATTTTATTTTAGAGCATCCGATTTTATATGCGATTGTACAGGAGTTCATTTTATTTACACAGCGGCTGATCGATGCGAGAAAAAATTTGCAGCAACAGCAGATTGCCGATTATACGGAGATGGCTGTCGAAATAATCGAGCGCGACTATATCAATGCCGAGCTGACATTACAGCATGCGGCCAATGAATTAAATATTAGTACCAATTATTTGAGCAATGTATTTTCAAAAAAACGCGGCATTCCTTTCCGGAAATATTTGCAGCAGTATCGTGTACAGCAAGCTGAAAAGTTACTAATAGAAACGAGTTTGGGCATCGGGACAATTGCGGAAATGGTCGGATTTACGGACGGCAATTATTTTACTAAAGTTTTTCGGGAATACTACCAGTTAACCCCATACCGCTACCGATTGCAGGTGAGGAAGACAGCCGGTAATTCTGTTTAG
- the hutU gene encoding urocanate hydratase, translating to MVYKTNIRAPRGSELSCKGWTQEAAMRMLMNNLDPEVAENPDELVVYGGIGKAARDWESYEKLIATLKELENDETMIVQSGKPVAVFRTHENAPRVLIANSNLVPGWANWDHFYELEERNLMMYGQMTAGSWIYIGAQGILQGTYLSFVEAGKKKFGTADLRGKWILTGGMGGMSGAQPLAGKMAGAVILVVEVDRARIERKINEGYCDYLVETVDEAIALVNKLTAAKEPASIGLVGNCADINRELLNRGMIPDFVTDQTSAHDPINGYIPNGMTLVEALQLRKTDVKTYERRAKETMAEHVRTMLEFQQAGAETFDYGNNIRAYAKEMGVENAFDFPGFVPAYIRPLFCEGKGPFRWAALSGDPEDIYKTDALAKEMFAEDTALVNWINMAQKMVKWQGLPARICWLGYGDRHRFALRVNEMVANGELKAPIVFGRDHLDSGSVASPNRETEGMRDGSDAVSDWPLLNALVNTAGGASWVSIHHGGGVGMGYSQHAGQVLVADGTKLAAEKINRVLISDPGMGVVRHADAGYDIAVQTAKEKGINMPMLKG from the coding sequence ATGGTATATAAAACAAACATCCGTGCACCACGTGGTTCCGAGCTTTCATGTAAAGGGTGGACACAGGAAGCGGCAATGCGCATGCTGATGAACAATCTGGATCCGGAAGTAGCGGAAAATCCGGATGAGCTGGTTGTATACGGCGGTATCGGAAAAGCGGCACGTGATTGGGAAAGCTACGAAAAACTTATTGCCACATTAAAAGAACTGGAAAATGACGAAACGATGATTGTGCAGTCCGGAAAACCGGTTGCAGTGTTTAGAACACATGAAAATGCACCGCGCGTACTGATCGCCAACTCGAATCTGGTGCCTGGCTGGGCGAACTGGGACCATTTCTATGAACTGGAAGAGCGCAATTTAATGATGTACGGGCAAATGACGGCAGGCTCATGGATCTACATCGGGGCACAAGGGATTTTGCAGGGTACGTATTTAAGTTTTGTGGAAGCCGGGAAAAAGAAGTTTGGAACAGCCGACCTTCGTGGTAAGTGGATATTGACTGGTGGTATGGGCGGTATGAGTGGTGCCCAGCCATTAGCCGGAAAAATGGCGGGAGCGGTCATTTTAGTTGTTGAAGTGGACCGTGCACGAATCGAACGTAAAATAAATGAAGGCTACTGTGATTACCTTGTCGAAACAGTAGATGAGGCGATAGCACTTGTAAATAAGTTAACTGCCGCAAAAGAACCGGCGTCAATCGGTTTAGTCGGAAACTGTGCGGACATTAACCGCGAGCTGTTAAACCGCGGCATGATCCCGGACTTCGTGACAGACCAGACATCTGCCCACGACCCGATCAACGGCTATATTCCAAACGGGATGACGCTGGTGGAAGCACTTCAACTGCGCAAAACCGATGTGAAAACATATGAGCGCCGTGCGAAGGAAACGATGGCAGAGCATGTACGGACAATGCTTGAATTCCAGCAGGCTGGTGCGGAAACATTCGACTACGGAAACAATATCCGTGCGTATGCAAAGGAAATGGGTGTGGAAAATGCTTTTGACTTCCCTGGGTTTGTGCCTGCGTATATCCGCCCGTTATTCTGTGAAGGAAAAGGTCCGTTCCGCTGGGCAGCACTGTCGGGCGACCCGGAGGATATTTACAAAACGGATGCTCTGGCGAAGGAAATGTTTGCTGAAGATACAGCATTAGTAAACTGGATTAACATGGCGCAGAAAATGGTGAAATGGCAAGGCTTACCTGCCCGGATTTGCTGGCTGGGGTATGGCGACCGCCACCGCTTTGCCTTAAGAGTGAACGAGATGGTCGCGAACGGTGAATTGAAAGCGCCGATTGTATTCGGCCGTGATCATTTGGACTCCGGATCAGTCGCTTCGCCAAACCGCGAGACTGAAGGAATGCGGGACGGATCGGATGCTGTATCAGACTGGCCATTATTGAATGCGCTCGTCAATACGGCGGGTGGTGCAAGCTGGGTGAGCATCCATCATGGCGGCGGTGTAGGAATGGGTTATTCCCAGCATGCCGGGCAAGTACTTGTAGCTGACGGCACAAAGCTGGCAGCAGAAAAGATCAATCGCGTGCTTATTTCAGATCCGGGTATGGGGGTTGTACGCCATGCAGATGCAGGCTACGACATTGCAGTTCAAACAGCAAAAGAAAAAGGTATCAATATGCCGATGCTAAAAGGATGA
- the hutI gene encoding imidazolonepropionase: protein MECDVKLPRRREQMSELGLKKEVSVLIEGDRIAMIAPLDEIKQEYPHLVSDAEVIDARGKIVMPGLVDCHTHLVHGGTREHELNMRLAGKSYMDIMNAGGGIHYTTTKTREASFDDLYNKTVQHLNEFLRHGVTTVEAKSGYGLDLENEMKQLQVVKKLQEEHVVDIVSTFMGAHAVPKEFKGNEDEFVKIIIEQMIPKVAELGLAEFNDVFCEKGVFTPAQTRRILEAGKEYGLTPKIHADEIEPYEGAELAAEVGAISAEHLLVASDEGIAAMAKSGTIAVLLPGTAFFLRAPYARGRLMVDSGIPVAISTDFNPGSSPTISLPFIQNLACMNMGMTMEEVLCATTINAAHAIKRADQVGTLEKGKQADLLILDVPNYKQLQYFYGMNHTDTVIKAGNVVVKGGSLL, encoded by the coding sequence ATGGAATGTGATGTGAAATTACCGCGCCGCCGTGAGCAGATGAGCGAGCTCGGCCTGAAAAAAGAGGTAAGTGTATTAATCGAAGGAGACCGCATTGCAATGATTGCGCCTCTTGATGAAATAAAACAGGAATATCCGCATCTAGTAAGCGATGCCGAGGTTATTGATGCAAGAGGAAAAATTGTCATGCCGGGCCTTGTTGACTGCCATACACATTTAGTGCATGGGGGGACACGTGAGCATGAGCTGAATATGCGCCTTGCCGGAAAGTCCTATATGGATATTATGAATGCAGGCGGCGGGATTCACTATACGACGACAAAAACACGTGAAGCGAGTTTTGATGATTTATATAACAAAACTGTTCAGCACTTAAACGAGTTTTTGCGTCACGGCGTTACGACAGTGGAAGCAAAATCAGGCTATGGCCTTGATCTAGAAAACGAAATGAAACAGCTTCAAGTTGTGAAGAAGCTGCAGGAAGAGCATGTGGTCGATATTGTCTCGACCTTTATGGGCGCACATGCTGTTCCGAAAGAATTTAAAGGCAATGAAGATGAATTCGTAAAAATTATTATCGAGCAGATGATTCCGAAAGTGGCGGAGCTGGGGCTTGCAGAGTTTAATGATGTCTTTTGCGAAAAAGGGGTATTCACACCTGCGCAGACCCGCAGGATTTTGGAAGCGGGGAAAGAATACGGGCTGACACCGAAAATTCATGCAGATGAAATCGAGCCGTATGAAGGTGCCGAACTTGCTGCAGAAGTCGGGGCCATCTCCGCAGAGCATTTGCTCGTTGCGTCAGATGAAGGGATTGCTGCTATGGCGAAGTCCGGTACGATTGCTGTACTCTTGCCGGGTACTGCCTTCTTCTTACGCGCACCGTATGCAAGAGGCCGCCTGATGGTCGATAGTGGCATACCTGTAGCGATTTCAACAGACTTTAATCCGGGATCGTCCCCAACGATCAGCTTGCCGTTCATTCAAAATTTGGCATGCATGAACATGGGAATGACAATGGAAGAAGTGCTTTGTGCAACGACAATCAATGCAGCCCATGCGATAAAACGCGCCGATCAGGTCGGCACGCTCGAAAAAGGAAAACAGGCCGATCTACTGATTTTGGATGTCCCGAATTATAAGCAGCTTCAGTATTTTTACGGGATGAATCATACCGACACTGTCATTAAAGCAGGAAACGTCGTTGTGAAAGGTGGCAGCTTACTGTGA
- a CDS encoding agmatinase family protein, producing MSAFLVSPATSWNRTECEDMKVKDWIVPSYGELSDSFDVVITGVPLSRSSISASAASEYPDFFRKSWDLFTTYSIDEDVDIRALRVADVGDVKMHGTNILECHDNIEQAMTDVLNDCPESFYVQIGGDHSITAPIVRAFAGSSGKRIGILQFDTHLDLRSTESDGPTNGTPIRQLLDAGVIRGEDVYNIGLHGFYNAPSLIRTADHYGVNRITLKDFRRCGAESVIANVMEELSSKVDLVYLTVDMDVLDIAYAPGVPASTPGGMRTDELFDLLYEVGKYEIVKGMDFVCVDPHRDTRELQTVKAGVYAFLTMMVSRFVHLK from the coding sequence GTGAGCGCTTTTCTAGTAAGCCCGGCAACCTCCTGGAATCGTACGGAATGTGAAGACATGAAGGTAAAGGACTGGATTGTCCCAAGTTATGGCGAGCTTTCGGATTCCTTTGATGTTGTCATAACAGGGGTCCCGCTGTCCCGCTCGTCGATCAGTGCTTCGGCGGCTTCGGAATATCCGGATTTTTTCCGTAAAAGCTGGGATCTGTTTACGACGTATTCGATTGATGAAGATGTTGATATTCGTGCACTGCGGGTCGCTGATGTCGGTGATGTGAAAATGCACGGTACGAATATTTTAGAGTGTCATGACAATATCGAACAGGCGATGACGGATGTTTTGAATGATTGTCCGGAAAGCTTTTATGTGCAAATCGGTGGGGATCATTCGATTACTGCGCCGATTGTAAGAGCATTTGCCGGTTCTTCCGGTAAACGAATCGGAATTTTACAGTTCGATACCCATCTGGATTTACGTTCAACAGAATCAGACGGACCGACAAACGGCACGCCGATCCGCCAGCTGCTGGATGCTGGGGTAATACGAGGCGAAGATGTGTACAACATCGGGCTGCACGGTTTTTACAATGCCCCGAGCCTTATACGTACTGCGGATCATTATGGGGTAAACCGTATTACATTAAAAGATTTCCGTCGTTGTGGTGCTGAGTCTGTAATCGCGAATGTCATGGAGGAGCTTTCCAGTAAAGTGGATCTTGTTTACTTGACAGTAGATATGGACGTACTTGATATTGCCTACGCACCGGGAGTACCTGCTTCTACACCAGGTGGCATGCGGACAGACGAGCTGTTCGATTTGCTGTATGAAGTGGGGAAATACGAAATTGTAAAAGGGATGGATTTTGTCTGCGTCGACCCGCACCGTGATACACGCGAATTGCAGACGGTTAAAGCCGGAGTGTACGCGTTTTTAACAATGATGGTTTCGAGATTTGTTCATTTGAAATAA
- a CDS encoding RtcB family protein, protein MIEINGKYTNAKIYTNTPQEAAIQQIDELVNQSFMEGTKVRIMPDYHAGKGCVIGTTIQLNDRVVPNLVGVDVGCGVLVSEIGKGEIDFNKLDATIRRFVPSGNEIHGTALKVKDAERFANENFIARGLQNEYTGRSLGTLGGGNHFIELAKDETGVHYLLIHTGSRYVGAKMANWHQKRAFESLQREDLSERIAALKEAGNSRDIQKMIQAYKNENPVVPKDLAYLEGELFEDYIADMKLAQRFAHENRMLIAKTIAVHMKWEFAEQFDSVHNYIDTDAMILRKGAVRAAKDEKLVIPMNMRDGSLICIGKGNADWNESAPHGAGRIYSRTAAMKNLSMDDFKQTMQGIWTTSVSEETLDEAPMAYKPMQEIVEQIEETVTIQKHVTPVYNFKASDKWKR, encoded by the coding sequence TTGATCGAAATTAACGGAAAATATACAAATGCGAAAATTTATACGAACACACCGCAGGAAGCGGCAATTCAGCAAATTGATGAACTCGTCAATCAGTCGTTTATGGAAGGAACAAAAGTGCGGATTATGCCCGATTACCATGCCGGAAAAGGCTGTGTCATCGGTACAACGATTCAGTTGAATGACCGCGTCGTACCGAATCTCGTCGGTGTTGATGTAGGGTGTGGGGTGCTTGTTTCGGAAATCGGTAAAGGCGAAATTGATTTTAATAAACTCGATGCAACAATCCGACGTTTTGTACCGAGCGGTAATGAAATCCATGGAACGGCGCTAAAAGTAAAAGATGCAGAACGTTTTGCCAACGAAAACTTCATCGCACGTGGCCTGCAAAATGAGTATACAGGACGCTCGCTTGGTACATTGGGCGGCGGCAATCATTTTATTGAGCTTGCAAAGGATGAGACGGGCGTTCATTATTTATTGATCCATACGGGCTCACGCTATGTCGGAGCAAAGATGGCGAACTGGCATCAGAAGCGTGCATTTGAGTCATTGCAGCGTGAAGATTTATCCGAAAGAATTGCGGCATTGAAAGAAGCAGGAAACAGCAGAGACATTCAAAAAATGATTCAAGCATATAAGAATGAAAATCCGGTTGTGCCAAAGGATTTGGCTTATTTGGAAGGCGAACTGTTCGAGGATTATATTGCCGACATGAAACTGGCACAGCGTTTTGCACATGAAAACCGTATGCTTATTGCCAAGACAATCGCGGTGCATATGAAGTGGGAATTCGCGGAGCAGTTTGATTCCGTACACAATTATATTGATACGGATGCCATGATTTTGCGTAAAGGGGCAGTGCGTGCGGCAAAGGATGAAAAGCTCGTCATTCCGATGAATATGCGGGACGGTTCGCTTATTTGTATCGGAAAAGGGAATGCCGACTGGAATGAATCCGCCCCACATGGAGCAGGACGAATTTACTCGCGGACAGCGGCGATGAAAAACTTGTCGATGGATGATTTCAAACAGACGATGCAAGGAATTTGGACAACTTCGGTAAGTGAGGAAACGCTCGACGAAGCACCGATGGCCTATAAGCCGATGCAGGAAATTGTCGAGCAAATCGAAGAAACGGTGACAATCCAGAAGCACGTGACACCGGTTTATAATTTCAAAGCGAGCGATAAATGGAAGAGATAG
- a CDS encoding sensor histidine kinase — MERSSLNFRFFKYNTILAIMILVISLFLTYFIIGEIVEKEMGERALGIAKVASEHPVIIEGLKQSQTSSEIQEIALQFQQNANAEYVVIGDENEIRYAHPVKERIGEKMVGDDNAKALIDGEVYVSIAEGTLGKALRGKAPVKDESGKIIGVVSVGFLFTDIFSANIIYSKYLVIVFFITIILSIILATYFSNKTKAQLLDYEPQEIVKILSERNAILESIREGIIMVDRNGNITLINQSAKAILRSGESEIGKNISEVIPNTHLIKVMDSGHEQLDRMMTINGVKTLVNRVPIINKGKVTGAVSSFRPFEEIDLVANELSQVKQYIESLRAQTHEYNNFLYTISGLIQLKEYDEALYLIHSERIGNHALISFLNEKIQDTFICGLIIGFYNRAKELKVTLLLDEDSFCGKLGQHLEKHLLISVLGNLVTNAFEAVEHLDEEERIVRIYIYEDEKEVICEIEDSGNGIDEQVIHSIFEKKQSTKGEEHRGYGLYIVDENLRKLNGSIAIERGELGGALFIFSIPKEG; from the coding sequence ATGGAAAGAAGCTCATTAAATTTTCGTTTTTTTAAGTATAATACCATTCTAGCAATAATGATTTTAGTCATAAGTTTATTTTTAACCTACTTTATTATTGGAGAAATTGTAGAAAAGGAAATGGGTGAGCGGGCACTGGGTATAGCGAAAGTCGCCTCGGAACACCCAGTCATTATAGAAGGACTGAAGCAATCCCAAACATCATCGGAAATTCAAGAAATTGCGCTACAGTTTCAGCAAAATGCCAATGCTGAATATGTGGTTATTGGAGATGAAAATGAAATCAGGTATGCACACCCCGTAAAAGAACGAATAGGGGAAAAAATGGTTGGTGATGATAATGCCAAAGCACTAATCGATGGAGAAGTTTACGTTTCTATTGCGGAAGGGACATTAGGTAAAGCATTACGCGGTAAGGCGCCTGTAAAAGATGAAAGCGGGAAAATCATCGGTGTCGTTTCGGTTGGTTTTTTATTTACCGATATCTTTTCAGCAAATATTATTTATTCCAAGTATTTAGTAATAGTATTTTTTATTACCATTATATTATCTATTATCCTGGCCACTTATTTCTCCAATAAGACAAAAGCACAGCTATTGGATTATGAACCTCAGGAAATTGTAAAAATATTGTCGGAGCGAAATGCTATATTAGAATCGATTCGAGAAGGAATTATTATGGTTGATCGAAACGGTAATATTACATTGATTAATCAATCTGCCAAGGCGATTTTAAGAAGTGGAGAATCTGAGATAGGAAAAAATATTAGTGAAGTTATTCCGAATACACATTTAATTAAAGTGATGGATTCTGGCCACGAACAATTAGACCGGATGATGACCATTAATGGTGTGAAAACTTTAGTAAATCGTGTTCCGATTATTAATAAGGGGAAAGTAACCGGTGCGGTGTCCAGTTTTAGACCTTTTGAAGAAATTGACTTAGTTGCAAATGAACTATCACAGGTAAAACAATATATCGAATCCCTTCGAGCGCAAACACATGAGTACAATAACTTTTTATACACAATTTCAGGGTTGATTCAACTGAAGGAGTATGATGAAGCACTATACTTAATTCACTCTGAGCGAATTGGGAACCATGCGCTAATATCCTTTTTAAATGAAAAAATACAAGATACGTTTATTTGTGGTTTAATCATAGGATTCTATAATAGAGCAAAAGAGTTAAAAGTTACGTTATTACTAGATGAAGATAGTTTTTGTGGGAAACTAGGTCAACATCTTGAAAAGCATTTACTCATTTCAGTCCTAGGAAATTTAGTTACAAATGCCTTTGAAGCGGTAGAGCATTTAGATGAAGAAGAACGTATTGTACGGATTTATATTTATGAAGATGAAAAAGAGGTTATTTGTGAAATTGAAGATTCAGGGAATGGTATTGATGAACAGGTAATCCACAGTATATTTGAAAAAAAGCAATCCACAAAAGGCGAAGAACATCGTGGCTATGGTTTGTATATTGTCGATGAAAACTTGAGAAAATTAAATGGTTCGATCGCAATTGAACGAGGAGAATTAGGTGGGGCACTGTTCATTTTTTCAATTCCAAAAGAGGGGTGA